In one Arachis duranensis cultivar V14167 chromosome 9, aradu.V14167.gnm2.J7QH, whole genome shotgun sequence genomic region, the following are encoded:
- the LOC107466477 gene encoding uncharacterized protein LOC107466477 — translation MALATNVSARISSIPMLNGSNFKVWKDTVEIVLGCMDLDIALREEKPTSTSKNLNENEKAEASSLLSNLVSVRYKGKGNIREYIMEMSHLASKLKALKLELSEDLLVHFILISFSVHFGQFKVSYNTLKDTWSLNELISHCMQEEERLQQDKTESAHMALSSQYKRKRDTTADVSFQQKNAKKQDQVSTRFF, via the exons ATGGCTTTAGCTACCAATGTTTCTGCACGAATTAGTAGTATTCCTATGCTGAATGgttcaaactttaaagtttggaaGGATACCGTGGAGATTGTCCTCGGTTGTATGGATCTAGATATAGCTCTTCGAGAGGAGAAACCCACCTCCACTTCGAAAAACCTCAACGAG aatgaaaaggcgGAGGCAAGTAGTCTTTTGAGCAATCTTGTCTCTGTGAGGTATAAAGGTAAAGGGAACATAAGGGAGTACATTATGGAAATGTCTCATCTTGCTTCAAAATTGAAAGCACTAAAGTTAGAGTTGTCTGAAGATTTACTCGTGCATTTCATTTTGATTTCCTTTTCTGTACACTTTGGGCAATTCAAAGTGAGTTATAACACTCTAAAAGACACTTGGTCCTTAAATGAGCTTATATCTCACTGTAtgcaagaagaagagaggcTACAGCAAGATAAGACTGAAAGTGCTCACATGGCTTTATCTTCTCAGTATAAAAGAAAGCGTGATACTACTGCGGATGTGTCTTTTCAGCAGAAAAATGCTAAGAAACAGGATCAAGTTTCAACCCGTTTCTTCTGA